In the Mya arenaria isolate MELC-2E11 chromosome 11, ASM2691426v1 genome, one interval contains:
- the LOC128209572 gene encoding uncharacterized protein LOC128209572: MKLPVIDYEHLMETYNYTPKMMKNWATENETFDKQLDGPDVPVGVLESIIERGKLIDDLYRVFESEINDDQKKAMKKKVYDAVKPDDKLQTLLEKLKLERKEKEKADKKSEAQQKAPPKQKQPQPHQQGKGKEKRKKRR; encoded by the exons ATGAAATTACCAGTGATTGACTATGAACACCTAATGGAAACCTACAATTACACGCCCAAGATGATGAAAAATTGGGCCACTGAAAACGAGACTTTCGACAAGCAGCTTGATGGCCCGGATGTTCCTGTGGGAGTTTTGGAATCTATTATTGAGAGGGGAAAACTTATTGATGACCTGTACAGAGTTTTTGAAAG TGAAATCAATGATGATCAAAAGAAGGCGATGAAGAAGAAAGTCTATGATGCTGTTAAGCCAGATGACAAACTACAGACCCTGCTTGAGAAGCTCAAATTAGAACGCAAAGAAAAGGAAAAAGCAGATAAGAAATCGGAAGCTCAGCAAAAAGCACCACCGAAACAAAAGCAGCCGCAACCGCACCAACAGGGAAAGGGGAAAGAAAAGAGGAAAAAGcggagataa